Proteins encoded together in one Lathyrus oleraceus cultivar Zhongwan6 chromosome 5, CAAS_Psat_ZW6_1.0, whole genome shotgun sequence window:
- the LOC127085130 gene encoding uncharacterized protein LOC127085130, whose translation MENKNNNLLLQPLLPHFNPSSHEINQHNSNNTNNIIHRILFFLFVAFISIWANYEASKTFDIYIINDTKDSLAGRRFTLFYISNDKAARIVFNTSSFVEQILYPNSNNDIVKNKKNIKSVTLRLVHHNLNTNTIITAAAAAGENNNKNYVIEISSMLLEDENFNKMVIVGEIQRAMARVWLWDGRSKAPPRLLDGMAEYVAELAGFRRERLSGGGDKLPECELGGGLWWEDKDPTHVARLLNCCENYEKGFIQRLNEALRDTWHDHVVDDLLGLKGTKLRGFYNASYL comes from the coding sequence AtggaaaacaagaacaacaatcTCCTCCTCCAACCACTTCTACCTCATTTCAACCCTTCCTCTCATGAAATCAACCAACACAACAGTAACAACACAAACAACATCATTCACAGAATCCTCTTTTTTCTCTTTGTAGCATTTATCTCAATATGGGCAAACTATGAAGCATCAAAGACATTTGATATATACATAATAAACGACACCAAAGACTCTCTTGCCGGACGTCGTTTCACTCTTTTCTACATCTCAAACGACAAAGCCGCACGTATAGTTTTCAACACAAGCTCCTTCGTAGAACAAATTCTTTACCCTAATAGCAACAATGATATTGTCAAGAATAAAAAGAATATCAAGAGTGTCACTCTTCGCCTTGTTCATCACAATCTCAATACAAACACCATAATCACCGCTGCCGCTGCCGCCGgagaaaataataataaaaactatGTAATTGAGATTAGTTCTATGTTACTTGAAGATGAAAATTTCAACAAAATGGTGATAGTGGGTGAAATTCAACGTGCCATGGCTAGAGTTTGGCTATGGGATGGAAGATCTAAGGCACCGCCTAGGCTTCTCGATGGTATGGCGGAGTATGTTGCGGAGTTAGCCGGATTCCGTCGTGAGAGGCTCTCAGGTGGAGGTGATAAGTTGCCGGAATGTGAACTTGGCGGTGGTTTATGGTGGGAGGATAAGGACCCTACGCATGTTGCACGTTTGTTGAATTGTTGTGAAAATTATGAGAAGGGATTTATCCAACGGTTGAATGAAGCTTTGAGAGACACGTGGCATGATCATGTGGTGGATGATTTGTTGGGATTGAAAGGCACCAAGCTACGTGGATTTTATAATGCTTCTTATCTGTAG